Part of the Candidatus Paceibacterota bacterium genome, TTTTAACTGAAATACTTACTGGATTCTTGAGGAAATCCTTAATCAACACTTCAATATCTCGTGACATAGTCGCTGAGAAGAAGAGTGTGTGACGCTCCGCTGGCATACGAGACATCATCCATTTCATGTCTGCAATGAATCCCATATCAAGCATACGGTCAGCCTCGTCGAGGACTACTGTATTAAATTCAGGAAGTTCAATCATGCGACGTTCAACAAGATCCTTAAGTCGTCCTGGTGTTCCAATGACGAAATTGTGGACTCGGCGAAGAAGCGCAATCTGCTTTCCAATTGGAGCTCCTCCAACACAACATACTGAGTATAGACTCATTTTTGGTGTGAAGGCGCGAAGCTCGTCATCAATTTGGATAGCAAGTTCACGAGTAGGGACCATGATAAGAACCATTTGTTTTGGATCCTTAAGTACCTTGTCGATAAGAGGAATGAGGAAAGCTGCTGTCTTTCCTGTTCCTGTGTTTGCAATACCAACAACATCTTCACCATTCAATACATGCGGAATTGCACGGTCTTGAATCGGTGTTGGAAGGACGTATCCTTTTCCAATGATGTTTGACTTGAGGTGTTCGTCGATTCTAAAGTCCGCGAACTGGTGTTCTGGCTTGAACACATCTACCTCTTCAGTGATGATTGCTTTGTTAATAAATCGTGAGACATCGATGTGTTGGTCACGGAAGTTACCACCACGCTTTTGAGGGCGTCGGCCACCGAAACGACTGCCTGC contains:
- a CDS encoding DEAD/DEAH box helicase; amino-acid sequence: MIRNSYGPRSGGSSFTGGSRSHGPARPSSTRPSGSRFGGTPRPGGFSRPAGSRFGGRRPQKRGGNFRDQHIDVSRFINKAIITEEVDVFKPEHQFADFRIDEHLKSNIIGKGYVLPTPIQDRAIPHVLNGEDVVGIANTGTGKTAAFLIPLIDKVLKDPKQMVLIMVPTRELAIQIDDELRAFTPKMSLYSVCCVGGAPIGKQIALLRRVHNFVIGTPGRLKDLVERRMIELPEFNTVVLDEADRMLDMGFIADMKWMMSRMPAERHTLFFSATMSRDIEVLIKDFLKNPVSISVKTGDTAKSVDQDVIRVPSGKTKIDVLGDLLKKPEFSRVLVFGRTKHGVEKLGNILLERGIKAESIHGDKNHGRRQRALTMFKEGRVQVLVATDVAARGIDVSNVSHVINFDIPATYEDYVHRIGRTGRGGKKGQALTFIE